The Dehalococcoidia bacterium genomic interval GATGGCGTCACAAGGGTAATCCAGAAGCCACCGGGGGCGGATCGCGAAGACGCCACCTGGAAAGTTGACATGCCAGAGCGTGTAGGGCTCAAGCTGCGGCTTGCGAACAGCAGTCACTCGCTGCGCTCCATCACGTCGCTCGACGTGGAGCTCATTCCAGGTGACGACATCAGCGTTCTCCGCGACGCCCACAGTAGCCAGCATAGCCGCAAGCGCCGGATGCAGGACATCGCCAGGCCTCGCGAACACGAGGTAGCTGTAATCGTCCTTCCTGAGCCAGTCCTGTAATGCTCCATCCACAACTCGCGCGTGGTCCCAGCGAGGGTGGTCCTCAAGCCACACGATGACATCCTTAGCCGGTACTCCGCCGCAAGGCACGAGACAAAGTTCGGTGTCCGGGCAACTCTGTGCGTCCCACGACTGCAAGGTGGCCTCTAGCAGCCAGGACTCCGTACAGTCGGCCAATACGGCCAACGCAACTGCTGCTCGTCTGCCCTCACTTCTAACCACGCCGGATTCGAACAGTCCCCGCTCGATCGAAAGCCGGCTGGCAAGCCTCCCTTGCTGACGCGCCCCAGGTCGCACGGCCGTTGGCCATAGCCTTGACACTTTCTCCACCATCTCCATTGTGTTCTCGTAATTCATCGAAGCGGCGCGCATAAAAGACGTATCTTTTCGCCCTGTGAAGCGAAGTTAAGACAGGTCGGACGGACCTGTACGCCAACCAACTCTAAATTCGTTCCAGCGCCGATTGATGCCATTCTCCGCTCGGACGCGCTCACGATATCTCGAACCAGGCCGGGTCGGGCCGATCGTTCAGTGCCTCACCCAAGAGACCACGCGCTCGGGCACGTTGCCGATGCGGCGCCACGCATTCCGACGCCGGGCATGATCGCACGCGCCACTTGGCCTTGGTCAGCAACCAAACCGATGTTGGCCTTGGTCAGCAACCAAACTGGGAATGGATTACTCAGAAGAGCAAGATCCCTGGGATTCCGGCCTTTCACGGCAGAGGTGAGGCTCCTCCCCGACAAGCGACGCGTGTAGTATGGAATGACGGTCAACGCTTCTGTCTGGCCAATCACCCGCTGTCACTTCGGGACAGCTTTAGCTTGTTACAGTCCCTTTACCGTCGAGTCGCCAGCAATGCGACTCGAGGGCCGTTGCGCTCCTCGCGATGCTCAATCACGTCGATGTAATGGAAGCCAGCGCAGACCAAAGCCGCCTGGAGGCTATCCCAGGTCAGCCATACCCCGTACGGGCCCTTACCGGAGAAGGGGTCGACCCAACCGCCTTCACCGTGACGGGCTGCGCGGAAAATCGCCCCGGCAACCTCGACTGTTTCGATGTTCGGCTCATTGCGAGCGACGTGCGTGTCGAGGAACAGAAAGCGACACATTGGCCCAATGCGAATCAGGTGCTCCACTGGAGCCATGAGGTGGTACAAAACCCCACAGTGGAAGATAAGATCGAATGCCCCAAACTCCACACCGAGAGCTTCAACGTCTGCTCTAAAAACCTTCGCCCAGGTCCCGTGGAAGCTCAACCGAGCCAGGGTTTTCACGACATTCGTGGGCCTGATATCCACAGCGGTCACGTCCTCGGTGAACATTCGCAGCCCAACAGTGTGAATGCCCTCGAAACAGCCGACTTCCAGAACGGACTTGCCCCGCAGACCCAGCCTTCGATCCAATTCGACGATCCGGTAGTCGGGAATCGCCGCAGGAGCCTCCCGCTTGCCCGGCTTGACTCCCAGCCGACCGAGCAGCCGGCCATCAACCAACGTACCGGCGTGCCAGTCGAGCATCTTGTTGATCTCGTCCAGCTCCTGGTCAGTCAACTCAATACGGCGGAAGCCAGCCTGATCACGAGACACCACTGGACTCCTCCTCCGTCGTCACGGCCCCGAGCGCCCGAATCTTCCACACGTGAGGCTGGTAAAAGAGACCCTGCTGAGTTTCTTCCGTAGGCGCAACCTGGAAATGAAACGCCTCCACGGCGCCCAAATGTTGCAGTGGCCCCTCGGTGATGCCAAGCTTGACGGTATATCGTCCCGCCCGAAGTCCGCAGTAGGGAAGCTCGATCCGGATCTCACTGGCTCCGCTCGGGATGCTGAGCGGCTCAAGACCTGTCGACATCACAACGGTGTCGTCTCGGTCTCCGAACATCTCACGGATGATCGCGGTGATCTCCGCCCTCGATATGTCACGTCTTGCTTGGCACCGGATACAAAAAGATGCCGGTGCGCCACTCACCATCGAATCTGAACGCCGCCCTCGTGCGTCCTCAACGAAGAAATCCACGATCTGGACTTCGTCTTCAGCCGTCGTGGACGCGTTCCGAGGCTTTGCCTGTTCGGCGAGCACGAAAAGATCTTCCTCGTACCTCCGGATGGCCGTCTGAACGTCCCCGATGAAATCGAGGCGCCCACGACGCAGATACAGCGCTCGGTCGCA includes:
- a CDS encoding DUF1698 domain-containing protein yields the protein MVSRDQAGFRRIELTDQELDEINKMLDWHAGTLVDGRLLGRLGVKPGKREAPAAIPDYRIVELDRRLGLRGKSVLEVGCFEGIHTVGLRMFTEDVTAVDIRPTNVVKTLARLSFHGTWAKVFRADVEALGVEFGAFDLIFHCGVLYHLMAPVEHLIRIGPMCRFLFLDTHVARNEPNIETVEVAGAIFRAARHGEGGWVDPFSGKGPYGVWLTWDSLQAALVCAGFHYIDVIEHREERNGPRVALLATRR